In Melospiza melodia melodia isolate bMelMel2 chromosome 9, bMelMel2.pri, whole genome shotgun sequence, the genomic window ACTGTTGTCTCACTTGGTTCTAGGAAGCAAACGAGAGCTTGACACTGGCGCTGGAGTAACCCTCATCACTCCCAATACTCTGCAAGCTGCTGTGATCATCAATGTCACTGATGCTGGTTGTGCTGATATTGTCCACTTCTCCATGGGAGAACTCTGTGCTTTCAACGTCCACTTCAATCTCTTCTAGAAAGGGAAATGAGAGAAATGCACACAGGTTAGCACTCCACACCCAACTGCCCCCTTCATGCCAGTGAGCTCCTGGGACTCCCCCAACACAGGGAACTGAAGTAGGTTCTccctggaatgggatgggctgtGGTCATTGTTTATAAAAAGACTAATACCAGCTTGGAGGTTTTTGTAGGGATTTGGCAAAGGGATTTCACTCCTCCACACACCAGCCACACTGTCAGCGTACTTGACCCACCCCACACACTGAGCTTGTCCCACCACCTCTTTCTTTGGACCTCTAATACCCCAGTgttagaaaaaaagaagaaacaaataaAACTGAGTGCAAGAGAGAAAATGGAGCATGAAGTCAACCCTAAACATGCTAGCTGCTTGACTTTATATTGCCAAAGCCAGGACCACACACAATTACAATGCATTACCATGGGAATCTGGGTTACTCTCACACATGCTCAGTGGATTTTGGAACAGACATCTTGTTTTTAAGAAAGACTTAAAAAGCAAAGATCTAATTAACCAGGTATCTTGGCTCCCATATTGTTCATGAATTTTCCAAAGGATTTTTGTTTTAAACTACAGATTCATACCCAAACTATCCATCATCTTCTGGTCTGTCAGTAAATATCAAACCATATATTGTGCCTAATGTTCTGTCCACTGCAGGGATATTTTTAAAAAGGAGTTATCTTAATTCAGTTAGCCATTCAGATATATCTAGTCAGTTTTGACTGAAGAGGTGAGCTCAATGGGAAGTTTGGTAGGGGGGGCTGGGGGGTAGCTGTACAAAACATTGGTTCCAGTTTTATTGATATCTTGCATTTTCCTCTTTTTGTTGCCAAGAGATTCAGCAGAACAAAAATCACAATGAGCATCTCAACTTTACCATCTCTTTCAATGCCAAGTAAATCAGATCAAGTTGACAGCAACAACAATTCTTCCAGACTTGGAACTCATGCAAAATACTAAACTCTCCAtatgcatgtgtgtgtatgtgcctgTGTTTGAGCAGAATCAGCAACCTAAACACCAAAGGCCATGGGAAGGGGAAGCTGAAAGATACGAAATGGATGAATCTCATTCTCTCACTTCAGAGTCCTGGCAATTCCACGCTGGTTCAGCAACACCCACCTCGCTCCGAGTCCGAGTGATCCGAGGAAATGGTAGATCCAATGCTGTCCATTCGTATTCGCTCTATCTCCTGAGGACCCTGTAGCTGCTCCAGTCTTCTCTTTAGGAATCTTTGTTCTCGTTCCAGGTTCTCAAGCTGGTGTTGGCTTCTCCTCTCAGCCTCTTCAAGTTTCTGAGATGACCAAATATAACTCAGTAATTGCTTTTATCCTTTTCTCCTTCCCTCCCACCTCCACTGCCCTGCCACCTGCCTTGCTTAGACCTTCCCAGTCCCAGAAGGATTCAAGTTCAAGTGCGCTGAACCAAGCTGCCTCACAGTCTCCAAGCACAATGCCTTCTCCTCACATCTTTCCACCTCTCAGCTCCTGATAAATCATACCCATTAGTACAAAGAGTCTCTGAGGACTGAGCCTCTCCAGGGGACAcgctgtgaactgcagcagtctGCGTGTGGGTCATTCCACCCGGGATCAGACACCTGCATTACCGCCTGTGCCCACGGAGGGGCCTCACACCCCCAAGCCAATCCACTCCAGGGTTTGTTACGAGCTGCTCCAACATAAAAACGTGGCCCGGCAGTTCTGTGCTCCTTACTGCGTGGTTTAGAAGGATTTCTCAGAAACAGTTTTCTATTCAGTGAGTGATTTACATAACCTACTACAGATTTCTTTGATCACAGCTGGGAAATCTACCAGGGCACTGTTCTTTGTTTCCTACGACAAGCACATTGCATAAGGAGGAGTCATTTCAGGCTAACTCTGTCCCTTTGGCAGCATTTTCCCTCCCTCATCACCCAATCTTCCCTCTCTATATCCTGACCTGCAACGAAGTATTTCAGCCTCTCCCAGATACTGACAATGCTGCATTTTCTTTTCACATCTCTCTTTGCCAAAAGTGGAGCTGGAAGAGCTAGGCTAGCTGGAAGGTTCACACATGGAACTCCAGCAAGCCAAACCTGTCTCGCACTCTTGTGGTTTGTGCTAATGCTTCAGCAGTGGAAACTCAGTAGCACACCAGAAAAAAAGCTGCATTTCCCATCAAAAGGCAGTCACTCAGCAGTAGGTATGTTTTTCTTTAAAGAGATACAGCTGTCAACAATACAGAACAAGATCTTCGCTCTTCAAATCTATCATTTTTGTACTTAAGGAGTTCATTACGGACTCTTCCAACAATGTGGCTTGTGGCAATGATAAATGGCTAATCAAGGGGGCAAGGCCTGCTtgctctttttatttatttatttattaacagTGTCACGTTTCCTTCAACGGAGTTAGCTCTAGGCAGCAAGGACGAGCAACTGCATTGCACTTCCCAAGATCCCACACTGaaagcagcagggaaaggcagcTCTTACCTTGATATGTGCTTTGGCTTTGTTGAGCAGCCCAAGCGTGGTGTGCCGGGTGCAGTCTGGTCCGAGCGGTATCAGAACTTTTAAGCGTTCTAGACACAGGCGGAGGTGAGCTCGGCTGCAAGGGGAGAACAGGAGGGTCAGAGCCATGCTTTCTGCAAGGGAATGTCACTGCTTTCACTGCTGCCACCCCACAAGGCAGTTTTCAGGCTTCCCTATTTCCACACATGACAAGATTCCCCTCAGGTACCCGCACAGACTTCCACTGAACTATTTACGCTTCAAACATCAGCTGCTCACCAATACCTTCATTATTGCTAACCTCTGACAGACACTGTTTATTTTCTTGCTGTCTGAACTGATAATCTGACCCATCTGCATGAACTTTGTGCAGGGGCAAAGGCACAGAAGAAAATGGTACAAGTATCTCATGGATTTCCTCTCTCTCTGAGCTATTTGCTGTCTGTTTTGCTGAGAACTTTTGTGAAAGCAGTTTTGAATGACTGCTACCCGCTGTGTGCTTGTTCATTGCCAGCTCAAGGACATTTGCTATGAACTGACCTGAACACCTCTTCTTGCATGAAATTAAGATCATCAATGAAGAAATGGTCAATTCAAAACACTGAAACAATCCCTGGCAATTCAAGGAATGAGAGGGACAGTAGTTCCCAAGAACTGCACTCTTACTCCTTCCTGGGCCCAGGTCTGAAATGCTGCTGGGGGTGCAAGGTCTGTGGGAATGAGAGAACCCAAGACCTTCCCCCAGGCAGACTTCTGACCTTGGCTACAAAGGCTCCAGCACAACAGCACTGTTGGTGATATGATCCATTTTCTGCAGAACATGGCAACATGTTCTGGGGTAAATGGTTCAGGCAGCAGTAACAACACACATCGTCCTcaggctgcagaggaaaactgttCCCACTGTCTCCTCCTCTGGATCACATCTGCAGGGATGAACCGCAGATTTATGGAAAACTATCGAGTGTGTGTTGcctttttcccctccctctctctttcccagACATTAATGATTTATGTCCAAAGTTGTCATCCCAATCAATAACACAATGACATCAGCTTTACCATTCACATGCAAGAAACACCAGTGCAAAAGACTCCTGAAAGCCTATCCCAGCCCCTGCTCATGCACAAAGAAACTGAATCTTAGCCTGATCCATCTCAAtgcaggggaagaaaaaaaaaaaaagaaagaaaaaaagagcacGGACAGTTCATTTCCATTTGTTTTTCAAATGCACTATTGCACCCAGTTTGAAAGGGGTGGGGGAGAGGAGTCTGTAATCAGGCAATTATGTCAGTGACAAGCAAGGATGATTAAGGGTGGAAGGGTCAGGGGTTTTGCTGATGAACTGTCAGCACAGGGGAGTGTTCACTGGCCGTGCTGTAGAAGTGAGCTCCTCACAGTTTCTACCATAAATCTCTTTACGAAGGGTTCATCATTCTGTTTCAATAACAGTCACAGGGCTGCATATTACCAGCAAGAGCCTTGAAGAaagcatgttttccattaaacatTAACAACTACAGGGGTGGGGAAAGGGAAATAATAATCCAAAAATCAAACTGAAAGAACAGTAATCACATCAATCTCATCTACTTCTCAAGTTGCTCTAGGGCAAACCCCACTGTCATTAAACTCATATGGTTGACatggggagattttttttttacctgaaagCCAGTTTTCAACACAGAGCTTGGTCAGGAGTGTGCTCCCACTACAAGTGTTTGCCCTGTGTCCCATGATGACTGAAAGGGTAAGCAATGAAAAAGTATTGCTGGTTCACAGTGACACTACAGCTGGGACATTGGGCACTGACTTCTTGCACAGAAATGAAGAGGAGCAGGATCTTGTGGTCAAAGACATTCTGGGGTTTGAAACCAATTTTTGGATATGGCACAGACTTCCTGAATGGCCACACAGGCAAGTCACTGagtcagagctgtcagagcacagCCACTAAGCTGCAGCATGGAGCAGCACgtgtctcctcacagcacaaGCATCAGCTCCAGCCACACATTTCACCTACAGATCAGCCCAAGTTAAAAACACTGATCAAGCAGAGCCCAGATCTGGGGCTTCACCTAACAGCAGACTGCTACACAGCATCTGCTCCAGGCAGGTACCACAGGCCTGGAGGCAGCTCCCAGCCCGTGGTGAAAATCAAATTATTTGTGTAACAGGAAAAAAAGTTTGGGGAATCAACATCCAACCAGTCACAAAGACATCACAGTCCACTCTTGAATGCAGAGAGAAATGGATAACACATCTACAAGCCTGAGCTTTGGGCTGATTCTCAGCACTGTGTTTTACCAGGAACTGGGAAGGTGCTGCACCAGGAACTGCAATTCCTGGAACCAGAGATCAGCTTCAGGCAGCAGCAAGCACTGGCTGGATTGCTGAGACAGCGATCAAGGGTGGCACTGATGTGCCACGTCAAAAGCTGGGTTGTGTGCAGACTGAACAAGATCAACCCTGTTAAGCACCTGAAAGCTACAGGCAAAGGTCCAGCCATGTAATAAAACCCCAGATACTTGAAAACCTTCCCATTGTGCCCCAGGACCATGGTGGAGAGAAGAAGGTTACTGCTTGTCCCAGGCCCATGCAGACCATTTTCAGAGAAGCCACTCCTGCACctggctctgctggctgctgGCCAAAGGCTGTGGCCTGCAGCAGGGGTgatggctgtgccagcacagcccccatcAGGAGGGGCCACCTGCCTGGGACACGAGTGTGGTGGGAGCTGATAAGCtgcacacagcacagctcaggctgCAAGCACACTGCAGGGGCAGG contains:
- the MXI1 gene encoding max-interacting protein 1 isoform X1; its protein translation is MGKRGRPRREPRSEPRSAGAAGGARCPLGDICNTSPAAGMDTFLYNVQVLLEAASYLERIEKENKKCEHGYASTFPSVPSPGLQDPKPTRRLSRARKYSGSGSIASIATRSTHNELEKNRRAHLRLCLERLKVLIPLGPDCTRHTTLGLLNKAKAHIKKLEEAERRSQHQLENLEREQRFLKRRLEQLQGPQEIERIRMDSIGSTISSDHSDSEREEIEVDVESTEFSHGEVDNISTTSISDIDDHSSLQSIGSDEGYSSASVKLSFAS
- the MXI1 gene encoding max-interacting protein 1 isoform X2 codes for the protein MERVQMINIQRLLEAAEYLERRERECEHGYASTFPSVPSPGLQDPKPTRRLSRARKYSGSGSIASIATRSTHNELEKNRRAHLRLCLERLKVLIPLGPDCTRHTTLGLLNKAKAHIKKLEEAERRSQHQLENLEREQRFLKRRLEQLQGPQEIERIRMDSIGSTISSDHSDSEREEIEVDVESTEFSHGEVDNISTTSISDIDDHSSLQSIGSDEGYSSASVKLSFAS